The genomic segment AGGAGGCTTTCTATTACAAACTGtccagcttcaaaataaaagcactaccctttacatcaggtttacactacaccaggggtcaccaacgcggtgcccgcgggcaccaggtagcccataaggaccagatgagtagcccgctggcctgttctaaaaatagctcaaatagcagcacttaccagtgagctgcctctattttttaaattttatttatttactagcaagctggtctcgctttgcccgacatttttaattctaagagagacaaaactcaaatagaatttgaaaatccaagaaaatattttaaagtcttggtctaaattcattaattgttttactttgcttcttataactttcagaaagacaattttagagaaaaaacacaaccttaaaaatgattttaggatttttaaacacatatacctttttaccttttaaattccttcctcttctttcctgacaatttaaatcaatgttcaagtaatttatttttttttattgtaaagaataataaatacattttaatgtaattcttcattttagcttctgtttttttgacgaagaatatttgtgaaatatttcttcaaacttattatgattaaaattcaaaagaatgattctggcaaatctagaaaatctgtagaatcaaatttaaatcttatttcaaagtcttttgaatttcttttaaaatttttgtcctggaaaatctagaagaaataatgattagtctttgttagaaatatagcttggtccaatttgttatatattctaacaaagtgcagattggattttaacctatttaaaacatgtcatcaaaattctaaaattaatcttaatcaggaaaaattactaatgatgttccataaattcttttttacattttttcaaaaagattcgaattagctagtttttctcttctttttttcggttgaattttgaattttaaagagtcgaaattgaagataaactatgtttcaaaatttaattgtcattttttttcgtgttttctcctcttttaaaccgttcaattaagtgtaaatatcattaattattaataatgacatagagttaaatgtaaattgagcaaattggctatttctggcaatttatttaagtgtgtatcaaactggtagcccttcgcattaatcactacccaagaagtagctcttgctttcaaaaaggttggtgacccctgcactacactaacggatttttccattttcacacatctctggaaGGCGTCCAGGgaaccactagggcggcgctaaagagcccccCAGCATAGACGGAAGAACTCGCAATGAATGGATGCCTGCACACCAGAGGTAATGTTGCGAGACTGTACCTGTCAAGGAAGGAGGACGAGGACGGGTCAGCGTTGAGGAGAGTGTGAGGAAGGGGAGCAAATCCCTAAACGGCCATCTTAGAGTGGAAGCTGCTTTGCGGGAGGAAGTGTTAGTTGAGGATGAGAGCCTCTATGACTGTCAAAAGAAGAAACAGGAGGAGAAAGTCAAAAACTGGAAGGAAAAAGCCTTGCATGGAGCAGTGTTTTGGGTTAAAGatgttttttgcaaagcagtaattatagtctgcaaatgatgtgttgttgttgagtgtcgctgctgtcgagagctcggcagagtaaccgtgtaatactcttccctatcagtaggtggcagccggtagctaattgctttgtagatgtcggaaacagcgggaggcagtgtgcaggtaaaaaggtgtctgatgcttaaaccaaaaataaacaaaaggtgagtgcccctaagaaaaggcattgaagcttagggaaggctatgcagaaccaaactaaaactgaattggctgcaaagtaaacaaaaacagaatgctggacgacagcaaagacttactgtggagcaaagaccatgtacatccgaacatgacatgacaatccatacttgccaaccctcccggttttaccgggagactcccggaattcagcgcctcttccgataacctcccggaagaaattttctcccgataaactcccggaattcagcctcagccccctccagctcaatgtggacctgagtggggacagcggcgacagtctgttctcacgtccgctttcccacgatataaacagcgtgcctgcccaatcacgttataactgtagaatgatcgagggcgagttcttggtttcttatgtgggtttattgttaggcagtttcattaacgtcctcccagcgcggtaacaacacacaacaacagccgtcacgttttcgtctaccgtaaagcagttcgtctgccgtaaacagcaatgttgtgacactcttaaacaggacaatactgccatctactggatagcctccagaacactgaaattcaagtatttattttatttatatgtataataaaataaataaataatatatatatatatatatatatatatatatatatatatatatatatatatatatatatatatatatatatatatatatatatatatatataattaactgaaagtcaagtatttcatatatatatatatatatatatatatatatatatatatatatatatatatatatatatatatatatatatatatatatatatatatctagaattaactgaaagtcaagtatttcatacatatatatatatatatatttatatatatactgtatatatgaaatatatatgaaatactcgaattggtgaattctagctgtaaatatactcctcccctcttaaccacgcccccaaccacgcccccgcccccaaccactttaactttaaccaggGACAGATGTGTCAGATTTGAcaacagggacaggtgtgtctgatTGTCAACCGGGGACAGATGTGTCAGATTTTAaaacagggacaggtgtgtctgatTGTCAACCGGGGACAGGTGTGTCTGATTGGCAACCGGGGACAGGTGTGTCTGATTGTCAACCAGGGACAGATGTGTCAGATTTTAaaacagggacaggtgtgtctgatTGTCAACCAGGGACAGATGTGTCAGATTTTAaaacagggacaggtgtgtctgatTGGCAACCGGGGACAGGTGTGTCTGATTGTCAACCAGGGACAGGTTTGTCTGATTGTCAACTGGAGACAGGTGTGTCTGATTGGCAACCGGGGACAGGTGTGTCTGATTGTCAACCAGGGACAGGTTTGTCTGATTGTCAACTGGAGACAGGTGTGTCTGCTTGTCAACCAAGGACAGATTTGTCTGAATGTCAACCATGGGCAGGTGTGTTTGATTGTCAACCAGAGGTAAATCTGTCTGGTTGTTAACCAGGGAGAGGTATGTCCAATTTTTAAACAGAGACAGGTGTGTCTGATTGACAACCGGGGACAGGTGTGTCTGATTGTCAACCAGGGACAGGTTTGTCTGATTGTCAACTGTAGACAGGTGTGTCTGCTTGTCAACCAAGGACAGATTTGTCTGAATGTCAACCATGGGCAGGTGTGTTTGATTGTCAACCAGAGGTAAGTCTGTCTGGTTGTTAACCAGGGAGAGGTATGTCCAATTTTTAAACAGAGACAGGTGTGTCTGATTGTCAACCGGGGACAGATGTGTCAGATTTTAaaacagggacaggtgtgtctgatTGTCAGCCGGGGACAGGTGTGTCTGATTGTCAACCAGGGACAGATGTGTCAGATTTTAaaacagggacaggtgtgtctgatTGTCAGCCGGGGACAGGTGTGTCTGATTGTCAACCAGGGACAGATGTGTCAGATTTTAaaacagggacaggtgtgtctgatTGGCAACCGGGGAGAGATGTGTCTGATTGTCAACCAGGGACAGATGTGTCAGATTTTAaaacagggacaggtgtgtctgatTGTCAACCAGGGACAGATGTGTCAGATTTTAaaacagggacaggtgtgtctgatTGGCAACCGGGGACAGGTGTGTCTGATTGTCAACCAGGGACAGGTTTGTCTGATTGTCAACTGGAGACAGGTGTGTCTGATTGGCAACCGGGGACAGGTGTGTCTGATTGTCAACCAGGGACAGGTTTGTCTGATTGTCAACTGGAGACAGGTGTGTCTGCTTGTCAACCAAGGACAGATTTGTCTGAATGTCAACCATGGGCAGGTGTGTTTGATTGTCAACCAGAGGTAAATCTGTCTGGTTgttaaccagggacaggtgtgtcagATTTTAaaacagggacaggtgtgtctgatTGACAACCGGGTACAGGTGTGTCTGATTGTCAACCGGGGACAGGTTTGTCTGATTGTCAACTGGAGACAGGTGTGTCTGCTTGTCAACCAAGGACAGATTTGTCTGAATGTCAACCATGGGCAGGTGTGTTTGATTGTCAACCAGAGGTAAGTCTGTCTGGTTGTTAACCAGGGAGAGGTATGTCCAATTTTTAAACGGAGACAGTTGTGTCTGATTGACAACCGGGTACATGTGTGTCTGATTGTCAACCAGGGACAGGTTTGTCTGATTGTCAACTGGAGACAGGTGTGTCTGCTTGTCAACCAAGGACAGATTTGTCTGAATGTCAACCATGGGCAGGTGTGTTTGATTGTCAACCAGAGGTAAGTCTGTCTGGTTGTTAACCAGGGACAGGTATGTCCAATTTTTAAACGGAGACAGGTTTGTCTGATTGACAACCGGAGACAGGTGTGTCTGCTTGTCAACCAGGGACAGGTTTGTCTGATTGTCAACTGGAGACAGGTGTGTCTGCTTGTCAACTGGAGACAGGTGTGTCTGCTTGTCAACCAAGGACAGATTTGTCTGAATGTCAACCATGGGCAGGTGTGTTTGATTGTCAACCAGAGGTAAATCTGTCTGGTTGTTAACCAGGGACAGGTATGTCCAATTTTTAAACAGAGACAGGTGTGTCTGATTGGCAACCGGGTACAGGTGTGTCTGATTGTCAACCGGGGACAGGTTTGTCTGATTGTCAACTGGAGACAGGTGTGTCCGCTTGTCAACCAAGGACAGATTTGTCTGAATGTCAACCATGGGCAGGTGTGTTTGATTGTCAACCAGAGGTAAATCTGTCTGGTTGTTAACCAGGGACAGGTATGTCCAATTTTTAAACAGAGACAGGTGTGTCTGATTGGCAACCGGGGACAGGTGTGTCTGCTTGTCAACCAACATGTCACGTCAGCACATTATTCATATATGGCAGACAGACTCAACAAAGGGGTTATAAATATGACTGAGGAGCTACATTTATGCAAAATGTACACCAAAACATATCTAATACAAATGAGCTAGAAGGAAGGATTACATTTCTTCATATATCAATATTATCTTATCTTTTGTGTTATATGTTACAAATCAAATATTGTTTAGTGTTATATCTAGTACATCTGATTATTAAGGAATATGATTAGTTTTCAGAACATTTTGAGGGCCAATAAAAGACAAAAATTGACCCCTGTGCcagactttggacaccactgctacATACAAACTACCTGCACAGATACTACATGCCTTCAAGTGTTGAGTAAATAAACACACTAAAATGTATTTCTCAACAAATGCGATTAAATGAAGATGATCGAATACACAGCTAATAATTCACTCTGTTGTTGACATACCGCTGTGACACGAAGCGCGTACATTGCAACCACACACAGCAAAACTATGTGTTTTCAAAATAAGACCGTACTGGATTTTAAAATGTACTATCGGCCTTGTAGATACAATGTGCAAACGACAGATCCACATTCATCTTCTAACGTAACCTCTCTGTGATTGACATAATAATACAAAACTTATCTTGGGAACGGTtcgtttgttctgttgtgttttattttgaaaagcaatcGTGGTGTTTTCCGGTAGCGTGTGAGAGCAAAGGTAGCAGCGTGACATTAAGCTAACATGTCAGGATCAAAGTTTGTTTATCCTGCTTATTTTCTTTAAAACGCCACACTTGGACTCTTATCTCCGGCAAAGGAGAATTTATTAAGGAGATCTCTATCCGGCTTTTAATAATTTTAACAGCTCAAATACCCTCATCACCTGCAAAGAAGAATTTATGACATTTGTATCCTGTTTTGAatccatatataagacgcactggGACCCGAGCTGTCtgctgcttggtaggatcaagaTATATTTTGAGTTTATTAAGGAGATTTTTTAAATCCAGATTTTAATCCTTTTAACGCCGCACTGTGACCCTGACAGACAACTAATTGGTATGATTATGTTTGCAATTTGATGATCACCAATATCAACCGGTATCGATACCTGTTGGTATCACTTATTCATTGCTGGGGTGTATCGACATCTGTTGGTATCACTTATTCATTGCTGGGGTTTGCctcttagttagttagttagttagcaagaAACATAGCTCAAGAAGTtccatccgaggtcgggtcgcgggggcagcagcctaagcagagaagcccagactagcctctcctcagccacttcggATTTTGATAAAACTATCAAGAAACGTCCGAGATATGATAAGAAACGAGTAGTTAGTTTGTCGGCGGATTATTTTTGAGTGGTAGATAATTGGTCATTTGTATTAATTACGGGCACGTGTAGTGAATAGATGCTAACGTTGTGAGaatgttaccatgctagcattttttttctaGATTCTCTCGTATGATCACGCTAACGTTAGCGCGTTAACGCTTTATTTGATAATCTTGCAAGTTTAAACATAAAAATCGTGAATTTTGAAAAGAATGCCAGTTTCGCTCATGTTAGcacgataatgttagcatgctaacgttttatgctagctttttttttttagctaattttgtgtatttacacctaaaaatagtgcTTTTTAATACTTGGCGCCACCTTAGAAGTACACTAATTTAACCTATGctcacatgctaacgttagaatgctaacgttagaatgctaacgttagaatgctaacgttttatgcttgtttttttgcaattttttatgtgaaaacctaaaaatcattCATTTGGGTACTTGCCGCCATTTAGGGACGTAGCAGGCCTATCAAAAtttcccatttatttattatttttattagggcTGCCAcatttatcatgctaatgttagcatgttaagtctttatttgcaattttttaaattttaaacctaaaaataatgaattttaaTGCTTGCCGCCATTTTGAAAGTATGCCAGCATCTCGCatattagcatgataatgttagcatgctaaaattttacactagctttttagctaattttgtatgtttacaccctaAAAATAGTGCATCTTATTACTTGGCGCCACCTTACAAGTACACTAATTTAAACTATGCtctcatgctaatgttagaatgctaaaattgtatgcttgtttttttgcatttttttatgtgaaaacctaaaaatcattaatttggatacttggtgccatctaaGGACATAGCAGGCCTATCAAAATTTCCACAggaattttttattgtttatttattatttttattagggcTGCCAcatttatcatgctaatgttagcatgttaacgcttTATTTGctaattttttatgtttaaacctaaaaataatgAAATTTAATGCTTGGTGCCATTTTGAAAGTAAGCCAGCATCTCGCATATTAGcttgataatgttagcatgctaaaattttacgctagctttttagctaattttgtatgtttacacctaaaaatagtgcattttattaCTTGGCACCACCTTACAAGTACACTAATTAAAACTATgctcacatgctaatgttagaatgctaacgttgtatgcttgttttttttcatttttttatgtgaaaacctaaaaatcattCATTTGGATACTTGGAACCATTTAGGGACGCAGCAGGCCTATCGAAATTTcccgtttatttattatttttatcagGGCTGCCACatatatcatgctaacgttagcctgTTAACGCTTTATTTGCaaattttttatgtttaaacctaaaaataattaattttaatgcaTGGCGCCATTATGAAAGTATGCCAGCATCTCGCATATTAGCAcgataatgttagcattctaaaatTTTacactagctttttagctaatattgtatgtttacaccataaaaatagtgcattttattaCTTGGCGCCACCTTACAAGTGCACTAATTTAAACTATgctcacatgctaatgttagaatgctaacgttgtatgcttgttttttttgcattttttttatgtgaaaacctaaaaatcattaATTTGGATACTTGGCACCATTTAGGGACGTAGCAGGCTTATCAAAAtttcccatttatttattatttttattagggcTGCCACATTtataatgctaacgttagcatgttaacgctttatttgcaaattttttatgtttaaacctaaaaataattcattttaaTGCTTGGCGGCATTTTGAAAGTATGCCAGCATCTCGCATATTAGcacgataatgttagcatgctaaaattttacgctagctttttagctaattttgtatgtttacaccctaaaaatagtgcattttattaCTTGGCGCCACCTTACAAGTACACTAATTTAAACTATgctcacatgctaatgttagaatgctaacgttgttatcttgttttgtttttttaatttttttatgtgaaaaccTAAAATTAATTTATTTGGGTACTTAGCGCCATTAAGGGACGTAGCAGGCCTATCAAAATTTCCCATTTATTTCTTATTAGGGCTGCCAtatttatcatgctaacgttagctttatttgttaattttttatgtttaaacctaaaaataattcattttaaTGCTTGGCGGAATTTTGAAAGTATGCCAGCATCTCGTATATTAGcacgataatgttagcatgctaaaattttacactagctttttagctaattttgtatgtttacaccctaaaaatagtgcattttattaCTTGGCGCCACCTTACAAGTACACTAATTTAAACTATgctcacatgctaatgttagaatgctaacgttgttaccttgttttttttaaaaaaattttttatgtgAAAACCTAAAATTCATTTATTTGGGTACTTAGCGCCATTAAGGGACGTAGCAGGCCTATCAAAATTTcccatttatttcttatttcttattAGGGCTGCCAtatttatcatgctaacgttagctttatttgcaaattttttatgtttaaacctaaaaataattaattttaatgctTGGCGCCATTTTGAAAGTATGCCATATTAGcttgataatgttagcatgctaaaattttacactagctttttagctaattttgtatgtttacaccctaaaaatagtgcattttattaCTTGGCGCCACCTTACAAGTACACTAATTTAAACTATgctcacatgctaatgttagaatgctaacgttgtatgcttgttttttttgcattttcttatgtgaaaacctaaaaatcattaATTTGGGTACTTGGCGCCATTTGGGGACGTAGCAGGCCTATCAAAATTTCCCATTTATTTGTTATTTCTTATTAGGGCTGCCAcatttatcatgctaacgttagcatgttaacgctttatttgcaaattttttatgcttaaaactaaaaataatgaattttaaTGGTTGGCGCCATTTTGAAAGTATGCCAGCTTCtcgcatattagcatgctaaaattttacgctagctttttagctaattttatatttttacaccTAAAAATTGTGCATTTTAATACTAATATGGTTATAATGATATTTGTAttgatgttgatactaataatgaTATCATGATAATGGTATTGATATTGAtacttatattaatataatgataatagtaTTGATACTAATATAAATATCATGATAATGGTATTGATACTAATATTAATATGATGATAATGGTATTGATACTAATATTAATATGATTATGataatattaatattgatactaatatggtaataatgatatttgtattgatgttgatactaataataatatcatgaTAATGGTATTGATACTAATATTGATGTAATGATAATGGTGTTGGTATTGATATTGATACTATTATTTATAAAATGATATCAGTGTTGGTATTTCGTGACGCATATTTATGCTGTGTTGTTTTTTCCGTCAGTCCGTTGTCCTTGGCCCGAGACCGGCCCGAGTCATGGGCGGCAGCCTGGGTTGCCACCGCTCCATCCCCAGAGACCCCGGCGTCGTCAGCGGCAAAAGACGCAAGCTGAGCGCGGCGTGCAACTTCGGAAGCGTCCTGGTGAGGCAGGAGCGTCTCAACATCAACGCCGCCAGCGAGGAGGAGCTCATGACTCTCCCCGGCGTGGACCGCACCGTGGCCCGCAGCATCGTGCAGTACCGGGACTGCATCGGCGGCTTTAAAAAGGTGGAGGACCTGGCACTGGTGAGCGGAGTCGGCGCCGCCAAGCTGGAGGCCGTCAAAGTCGAAATCTGCGTTTGGGACAGAGGGAGTTGGTCTCGGCACTCGCCGTCTTCCCCGCGGAAAAACCGGGGTCAGCAAACGAGCGGCGGGCTGGACGTGAACACGGCCACACCTGCTCAGCTCATGAGCGTTCCTGGTATCACAGAGGAAATAGCACGCAGTATAGTCCGGGATCGCCCCTTCAGAAGCACGGAGGACCTGCTGAGGGTGAAGCACATCAGCCACCCTCTGCAGGTGTCGCTGGTGCCCTCCTTCACCGACACCAACGGAAGACCCCCGCACACGACCCGGTTGCACCCTGGCCCCACTTCCCCCAGCCTGAAGAGCGACACTGCGGGCCTCCCGCCCGGCGGACCCGCCCAGGTCGTTCCCGTGCGAGCGAGCGCGCAGACGGCGGCCCTGCTGCGGCACAGGAAGTGCGTGGTGCGCGTGGCCACGTGGAGCCTGCAGAAGTGTTCCTGCGACAAGGCCAACAACCCCGGGGTGAAGGAGGTGGTGTGCATGACCCTCCTGGAGAACGAGTGAgtacttttttgccgatatccgatattccgattttgtccaactcttaattaccgattccgatatcaactgataccgatatatacagtagtggaattaacacattattatgcctaattttgttgtgatgccccgctggatgcattaaacaatgtaacaaagttttccaaaataaatcaactcaagttatggaaaaaaaatgccgacatggcactgccatatttattattgaagtcacaaagtgcattatttttgttaacatgcctcaaaacagaagcttcaggcatgtgatttttccgtctaaagtcggaattccgtcttttttaatctcggggaaaaaaaaaaaaaatctcccgtttttccgtttttttttttaccctaaatcacgccgtagttgattggtcgatatgttccttgtgaccaatcaggacatctgttatgaacgtcatcattcataatggttattacggccattttccatatgtaaacaatgtcggttctcgagagaaaggacgctttacgagtaaaagaaattgataagcatgtcaaaaataagtttggatgggactggatggaaagggaaatcactgatactgttgggaagaaggaagttacgactttgttcggtgattttattcggaaaatcgatcgtcccggaaaggttttgtgcacgtggtgtcatgataatattgactatggatcacgaggtttcaagactttggaagtacatgcgaaacggcaaaaacatatgaaaccacttgaagcaaggaaaactaacttttcactagctggtacttttggatgtcaaccgaaagtgagcaaaccttacggacttcgtCCTTTGtttacatggagaggaaagatccacccacttcagttgcagacagggttgttaataatgaggtaagctaaaaaatatttgcttgcgaaatacgcatgtttgttttaaatattaaccaattattgcttagcgaaatataaatgggtttttctaaaaataaaaagccacgtgaaaatatattatgaaattacagaaattcaaagagtcgcattattgattccagttaacaatttatttgaaataaatttgaatataatact from the Entelurus aequoreus isolate RoL-2023_Sb linkage group LG20, RoL_Eaeq_v1.1, whole genome shotgun sequence genome contains:
- the LOC133635928 gene encoding endonuclease/exonuclease/phosphatase family domain-containing protein 1-like, whose amino-acid sequence is MGGSLGCHRSIPRDPGVVSGKRRKLSAACNFGSVLVRQERLNINAASEEELMTLPGVDRTVARSIVQYRDCIGGFKKVEDLALVSGVGAAKLEAVKVEICVWDRGSWSRHSPSSPRKNRGQQTSGGLDVNTATPAQLMSVPGITEEIARSIVRDRPFRSTEDLLRVKHISHPLQVSLVPSFTDTNGRPPHTTRLHPGPTSPSLKSDTAGLPPGGPAQVVPVRASAQTAALLRHRKCVVRVATWSLQKCSCDKANNPGVKEVVCMTLLENDIKLLAVQDLLEKGVLQKFCAELNQGTLASVGKWKRPRGVWKCLESEEVCCKEVSYSGFLWDSTGVQLLDAALLESANNWDGASTSFLAHFSISSHKVAVVNVHMRPTVGKKQSAGVKGRPLSAIIQETLKGEKEVVVLGDFGRPPQSAELDFLRKEKMSALLAAKYFTNISTTCPQGTHCLDNIWLSRSLKKIYSGHCTVVREGLTNPWIPDNWSWGGVASDHCPVVADFSADAKRKRGGGPGISALEPADQPKHER